The sequence below is a genomic window from Neoarius graeffei isolate fNeoGra1 chromosome 4, fNeoGra1.pri, whole genome shotgun sequence.
GCATTTACAACACACTATTCTGAAAAAAAACTCTAATCAGAAGAATCTCACAGAATAACGgtttctgaggctacatccacacgacaacgagattttttttttagcaagtaaaaaaaatatcgcgtccacatgggcaatggatcagtaaaatatcaggtacatatggcaacgcaacgcttgctgaaaacaatgcaatacacatgccacacctctacgtgcgctgtaagacggtcccatcggagacaccagaacaatagaagaagtaggacgcatgcgcataaaccccttcttctacccggcgtgaatgagtgagtgctgcttgttctagtcatgtggttgtgacgtcatcgtaaacaaatccgttctactcatccagatgacttcgcaacggcgccgttgccagatttttccactctggaaaccgttctcaaaaaatatcgttttggggcacccaaaacgccggtgccgtgtggacgccaggccgaaacgataaaaaattttatcggattcacctgaatccgttgccgtgtggacagggcctgagaaaaTTTCACAACAGTGAAACAGCTCAGCGTTTTTATAAAGGAGCTGAGAACTCAGGTGACATTTCACCTTAAAACTTTGTGAAATGATGAGGCGACAAAACGACCAGTTTTATTAAAAGATCTGTAGGATGATTAACTGAGAAATGCATCAGACAGATGAGAcatagctttatttatttattttctttaataGTACCAGGATTAATGCAgcattttttcccttttctttaaaATCAGCATTCATTAAGCAAAACGGTTTTTATGCTTTTTTTCGATGTAAAGAAAGAATTTCAGGTTAAGAAGAAGCTTAGCGATCAATTTGGGTTTTAACTGACTGCTAAACAAAATATTAGCGATCAGATTAAAAACAGATTTCAGCAGTGTAATCCTGGAAACACACTGAACGACTGACCATACAAGGAAGTGAGTCGGCGATTCAGGTTGTCAATGGAGGGCTCTCGGACAGAAAAGTTCCCCATCTCAGCAATGTAGGCCTTTGATTTGCGTTCTTTAATATTCTTTTTATTGGTGCAACAGAAAGCGCTCCAATAATGACTGGGAATGTTAATTCCGTTTGTGTAACTGTCATTATTTCTTGTTATTTGGAAGGACTGATTCCCAGGAACGACCCCGGTCACAATGTACGCCGGGTGATTTTGGTCTAGCCTGCAAACATTTTTCAAGTCTTCAAGCATCTTTTTCTCCACTTGCCTTTCCCACTGCCCGTTGTCGCTTTGGTTTTGTGGTGCTATGTTGGTTAAAGTGAAGGTGGAATCTGCTTGAACCTGATCAGCAGCATAGCTTTTTGGAAACACATGACCTCGAGTATAATTACCACGATCGACATAATCTGAGTCCACAGCCTGCTTCCAGATACCTTTGGGATCTCTCGGGGACTTAATCATCTCTCTGATTTTTTTATATCCAGGGATGTCTTCAAGCTGTTAAGGAGGAGAAATGAAACAGTAGTGAATTACACTGTTCATGATAAATAAAACATAAGAATCTGATTTTACAGAAATGAAACTAGTGGTGTGCTTTTAACTGCTGCATATTTACTTGATATTATCTGTGTACTTAAATGCTCCACATGTTAATAAATCAGTACTGTAACATTTAAACACACCGACTGACCTGAGGTTCAATTTTCCAGTCAGAACGTTGAGTGATCACTTTCTTGATGAACGTATAGGCCGAGTAAACAGGGATCCTCCTCACGGTGTCATACACGGTGGCAAATCTGTATTTATTTTTCAAGCGCTGACAAATCTTCTGATACTGACGTCCAGAGAAGACAGTCGGGACGATGATCTGATTTTGTTTTGCTGGGGTTCGGATGAAGAAGTTAGGACAGGATTGTTGGAAAGAACCCACAACCTCCGTCAGGATCGGTGAGGAGAAAGCGGCGAGCAGGAGCACCAGAGCGAGGAGCTTCATCCTGATACACGGTGGAGgagtgtgtgaggagtgtgaggggtgtgtgtgaggagtgtgtgtgaggagtgtgagaTGATGGGGAGCAGAAATCTACCTGAGGACAAGAGGAACGCAATCAATACTCAAGTTCATCATCTGAatccatccatcaatctgttAATCATCGCtttaaacaaagaaacaaaaaacacattCACGTTTTTCacacgaaatacatcgcggatctgagtaaccctccatccattatctgcagctgcttatcctgtgcagggtcgcaggcgagctggatcctatcccagctgactacgggcgaaaggcggggtacaccctggacaagtcgccaggtcatcacagggctgacacatagacacagacaaccattcacactcacattcacacctacgct
It includes:
- the LOC132884255 gene encoding endonuclease domain-containing 1 protein-like is translated as MKLLALVLLLAAFSSPILTEVVGSFQQSCPNFFIRTPAKQNQIIVPTVFSGRQYQKICQRLKNKYRFATVYDTVRRIPVYSAYTFIKKVITQRSDWKIEPQLEDIPGYKKIREMIKSPRDPKGIWKQAVDSDYVDRGNYTRGHVFPKSYAADQVQADSTFTLTNIAPQNQSDNGQWERQVEKKMLEDLKNVCRLDQNHPAYIVTGVVPGNQSFQITRNNDSYTNGINIPSHYWSAFCCTNKKNIKERKSKAYIAEMGNFSVREPSIDNLNRRLTSLYGQSFSVFPGLHC